The Primulina tabacum isolate GXHZ01 chromosome 16, ASM2559414v2, whole genome shotgun sequence genome window below encodes:
- the LOC142529052 gene encoding uncharacterized protein LOC142529052, whose amino-acid sequence MSSDSKKPGSGAGAAAGGGGGFGARLNHYLYSGEKKHVAAGIAIIGVLFGIPWYLKNRGSKHQSHQDYMEKADKARGERLSAGSSTAR is encoded by the exons ATGAGCAGTGATTCGAAGAAACCCGGCAGTGGAGCCGGTGCGGCGGCTGGAGGAGGAGGTGGATTTGGCGCTAGATTGAATCACTATCTATACAGCGGTGAGAAGAAGCATGTGGCGGCTGGCATCGCCATCATTGGAGTCCTCTTTGGTATCCCATGGTACCTCAAGAATCGag GCTCGAagcatcaatctcatcaagatTACATGGAAAAGGCCGATAAAGCTAGGGGTGAAAGACTTTCTGCTGGTTCGTCCACAGCCAGGTGA
- the LOC142529465 gene encoding protein LPA3-like — protein sequence MGQGSSDEYSGANIQLALAFVRKLQQKQETRACIVFPDKPERRRATDLFKAALDSIDGITIGSLDDVPSGAVTSFFKSIRDTLDFDFAYENEGRWKSNNPPSLYMFINCSTHDLSSVDKYVETFASSTPTLLFNFRHYGMLNADLGLLGFPTRDLRYRFLSQFASIFYIRIREFSKTVAVAPYVANYTGALFCQYPGPWQVMLKQGDGSYACITESATRFTLAEAKEALLRVLGLREKEGSSLEFLRRGYKVILSLSPYTHVLEVTKYIKFVYSLSKCHLNRVYKGNNYIFPSEFLP from the exons GGATCATCTGATGAGTACAGTGGTGCCAACATTCAACTTGCGTTAGCATTTGTTAGAAAGCTACAACAGAAACAGGAAACAAGAGCTTGCATC GTATTCCCCGATAAACCAGAAAGGCGTAGGGCCACAGATCTTTTTAAAGCAGCTCTCGACTCG ATTGATGGAATAACGATTGGATCCTTGGATGACGTTCCTAGTGGTGCAGTCACGTCGTTCTTCAAGTCCATAAGAGACACATTGGATTTTGATTTTGCATATGAAAATGAAG GTCGTTGGAAATCCAACAACCCACCCTCACTTTATATGTTCATCAATTGCAGCACACATGATCTTTCTAGTGTAGACAAGTATGTG GAAACATTTGCTTCTTCCACCCCCACTCTTCTCTTCAACTTCAGACACTACGGTATGCTAAA TGCTGATCTCGGTCTTTTAGGATTTCCTACCAGGGATTTGCGTTATCGTTTTCTTTCTCAATTCGCTTCCATTTTTTATATTCGAATAAGAGAGTTCTCAAAG ACAGTTGCTGTGGCACCTTATGTGGCGAACTATACTGGAGCATTATTTTGTCAATATCCCG GGCCTTGGCAGGTGATGTTGAAGCAAGGAGATGGGTCATATGCATGTATAACAGAGAGTGCAACTCGATTCACTTTGGCAGAA GCTAAGGAAGCATTACTTCGGGTATTGGGACTGCGGGAGAAGGAAGGAAGCTCGCTTGAGTTCCTTCGAAGAGGTTACAAGGTTatcctctctctctctccttACACTCACGTATTAGAAGTAACGAAGTATATCAAATTTGTATATTCACTAAGTAAGTGTCATCTCAACCGTGTGTACAAAGGAAATAATTACATATTTCCTAGTGAATTTTTGCCATGA
- the LOC142529941 gene encoding putative receptor-like protein kinase At1g80870, whose protein sequence is MASRQPSPLDSRPKTSIIFLAILISVSSVILLVILYLLHRFWYSLVHRSRTSPYDSTEPLNKLQRFTYRELKNATGNFSESNTIGRGGSGTVFRGILKDGKLVAVKLLDSTSLQCEQEFQNELKILGGLKSSFLVCLLGFCVEKEKRLVVYEYMPSKSLQESLFVESDNLCLNWTRRFSIILDVAKALAFLHLECEPAVIHGDVKPSNVLLDAEFRAKLSDFGLSRVKLEGEFGVDLFSQDLGKSQELWKSQELSENWNAGGLVGENGIHENEEVDFALALQVSSSLKTSCKINHIDSRCCNMKGKELLSDDNGGEDCDKFMPYDYDLCDMDHCKDNSNDNVFVGAKQWGKDWWWRQDGSGELCSKDYVNEWIGTQICSSPNPLWDEEMGVSREQANLDNCKTKGKFDEAIGKPVREHGIEYPNTVIENGVRKGIEISQPVCTKKHRAMHEWWKEESLDELDNKNRDPKKSQAWRKKWSRVPHFGLGKSFHFRRRKNKMGHKECKRVNKNVEFSFSEGWRKKKVRSTGSDMWSGDLFSRELSSTTSMRGTLCYVAPECSGSCGYLMEKADIYSLGVLILVIVSGRRPLHVLSSPMRPEKANLVSWSRLLARSGSLLELVDERLNSEYNKEQASLCVNLALSCIQKTPELRPDIGDIVKILNGEMELLPLPLEFSPSPTSRRRLR, encoded by the coding sequence ATGGCTTCAAGACAGCCATCACCACTTGATTCGAGACCGAAAACAAGCATAATTTTCCTTGCAATCTTAATATCTGTATCTTCTGTGATTCTCTTAGTTATTCTGTATCTTCTTCACCGTTTCTGGTACTCTCTGGTGCACAGGTCCCGCACCAGCCCATATGATTCCACCGAGCCACTGAACAAGCTTCAAAGATTCACTTACAGAGAGCTCAAGAATGCAACCGGCAATTTCAGTGAGTCCAATACAATAGGCAGAGGAGGTTCCGGCACTGTTTTTAGAGGTATTCTAAAGGATGGTAAATTGGTGGCTGTGAAACTTCTTGACTCAACTTCATTACAGTGTGAGCAAGAATTCCAGAATGAGTTGAAGATTCTTGGTGGGCTAAAGTCTTCTTTTCTTGTTTGTTTATTGGGTTTTTGTGTAGAAAAAGAGAAGAGACTTGTGGTTTATGAGTACATGCCTAGCAAGAGTTTGCAAGAATCTTTATTTGTTGAGTCTGATAATTTGTGCTTGAATTGGACCAGGAGGTTTTCCATTATTCTTGATGTTGCAAAGGCATTAGCTTTCTTGCATCTTGAGTGTGAACCAGCTGTGATCCATGGTGATGTGAAGCCAAGCAATGTGTTGCTTGATGCTGAGTTCAGAGCCAAGCTTTCGGATTTCGGGTTGTCGAGAGTGAAGCTCGAGGGTGAATTTGGGGTAGATTTGTTTAGCCAGGACTTGGGGAAAAGTCAAGAGTTGTGGAAGAGTCAAGAGCTTTCGGAAAACTGGAATGCCGGTGGTTTAGTTGGAGAGAATGGGATTCATGAAAATGAGGAGGTAGATTTTGCTTTGGCTTTGCAAGTGTCTTCTTCTTTGAAAACTAGTTGCAAGATTAATCATATCGATAGTAGATGTTGTAATATGAAGGGAAAAGAGTTGTTGAGTGATGATAATGGTGGGGAGGATTGTGATAAGTTTATGccttatgattatgatttatgtGATATGGATCATTGCAAAGATAATAGTAATGATAACGTTTTTGTTGGTGCGAAACAGTGGGGAAAAGACTGGTGGTGGAGACAAGATGGGAGTGGTGAACTATGTAGCAAAGATTATGTGAATGAGTGGATTGGGACTCAAATCTGTTCTTCACCGAATCCCCTTTGGGATGAAGAAATGGGGGTATCCAGGGAGCAAGCCAACTTGGATAACTGCAAAACGAAAGGTAAATTCGACGAAGCAATTGGGAAACCTGTAAGAGAACACGGGATTGAGTATCCTAATACAGTAATTGAGAATGGTGTACGGAAGGGAATCGAAATATCTCAGCCTGTGTGTACTAAGAAGCATCGGGCTATGCACGAATGGTGGAAAGAAGAGAGTTTAGATGAACTCGATAACAAGAACCGTGACCCAAAAAAGAGCCAAGCATGGAGAAAAAAATGGTCCAGAGTACCACATTTTGGTTTAGGGAAAAGCTTTCACTTCAGGAGGAGGAAGAACAAAATGGGACACAAAGAGTGTAAACGTGTTAACAAGAATGTGGAGTTTAGTTTCAGTGAAGGATGGAGGAAAAAGAAAGTGCGTTCCACGGGGAGCGACATGTGGAGTGGAGATCTTTTCAGTCGAGAGTTAAGTAGCACAACGAGCATGAGAGGGACACTATGTTATGTAGCACCAGAATGCAGTGGCTCATGTGGATACTTAATGGAGAAAGCTGATATATACAGCCTAGGTGTACTGATTCTAGTCATTGTATCGGGTAGAAGACCGTTACACGTGCTTTCGTCCCCAATGAGACCTGAGAAAGCAAACTTAGTAAGCTGGTCTCGGCTCCTGGCTCGATCCGGAAGCCTGCTAGAACTCGTGGATGAACGGCTCAATAGCGAGTACAATAAAGAACAGGCAAGCTTGTGTGTTAACTTGGCACTTTCTTGCATACAGAAGACGCCGGAGCTGAGACCGGATATTGGTGACATTGTGAAGATATTGAACGGTGAAATGGAGCTTTTACCACTTCCATTGGAGTTCTCCCCTTCTCCTACTTCAAGAAGAAGGCTTAGGTGA
- the LOC142528787 gene encoding shikimate O-hydroxycinnamoyltransferase-like, which translates to MKIDVKNSTLVSPAAATPNVSLWNSNVDLVVPNFHTPSVYFYRPTGAADFFDARVLKLALGRALVPFYPMAGRLKRDEDGRIEIDCNAEGVLLVEAECHGAVDDFGDFAPTLQLRRLIPAVDYSLGISSYPLLVLQVTHFKCGGVSLGVGMQHHAADGFSGLHFINTWSDMARGLDITVHPFIDRTLLRARDPPQPQFKHIEYQPPPSMKLTSKPDTSPDTAVSIFKLTRDQLNTLKSKSKEEGNTVTYSSYEMLAGHIWRCVCKARGLPQDQDTKLYIATDGRSRLRPSLPSGYFGNVIFTATPVAVSGDLESKPVWYSASKIQDALARMDNDYLRSALDYLELQPDLKALARGAHTFRCPNLGITSWSRLPIHDADFGWGRPIFMGPGGIAYEGLSFVLPSPTNDGSLSVAISLQTEHMKVFEKLLYDI; encoded by the exons ATGAAAATCGACGTGAAGAACTCAACGTTGGTTTCTCCGGCGGCGGCGACGCCGAACGTCAGCCTATGGAACTCCAACGTTGACCTGGTGGTGCCAAACTTCCACACACCTAGCGTCTACTTTTACCGTCCCACGGGAGCGGCGGACTTCTTCGACGCCAGGGTTCTCAAGTTGGCACTGGGCCGCGCGCTGGTGCCGTTCTATCCAATGGCGGGGAGACTCAAGAGGGATGAAGATGGAAGGATTGAGATCGACTGTAATGCCGAGGGAGTGCTTCTGGTGGAAGCGGAGTGCCACGGAGCGGTGGATGATTTCGGCGACTTTGCTCCGACGTTGCAGTTGCGCCGCCTCATCCCGGCCGTGGATTATTCCCTCGGAATCTCAAGTTACCCACTTTTGGTGCTGCAG GTAACGCATTTCAAATGTGGTGGAGTTTCCTTGGGCGTTGGAATGCAGCATCACGCAGCCGATGGATTCTCTGGTCTCCATTTCATAAACACCTGGTCGGACATGGCCCGAGGCCTCGACATCACCGTCCATCCCTTCATCGACCGGACCCTCCTCCGTGCCCGCGATCCGCCCCAACCACAATTCAAGCACATCGAGTATCAGCCCCCTCCATCCATGAAACTCACAAGCAAACCTGATACATCCCCTGATACAGCAGTTTCCATATTCAAGCTAACCCGTGATCAGCTCAACACTCTCAAGTCCAAGTCGAAAGAGGAAGGAAACACGGTCACTTACAGCTCGTATGAGATGCTGGCAGGCCATATTTGGCGATGTGTGTGTAAGGCTCGTGGGCTGCCTCAAGATCAGGACACGAAACTGTACATCGCAACGGATGGGCGATCCAGGCTCCGGCCCTCGCTCCCATCAGGCTATTTTGGCAATGTGATCTTCACAGCAACTCCGGTTGCTGTATCTGGGGATCTTGAATCCAAGCCCGTATGGTATTCGGCTAGTAAAATTCAAGATGCTTTGGCTCGGATGGACAATGACTACCTGAGGTCAGCTCTTGATTACCTGGAACTGCAGCCTGATCTGAAGGCACTTGCTCGTGGAGCGCACACTTTCAGGTGCCCGAATCTTGGGATCACAAGTTGGTCTCGGCTGCCTATCCACGACGCAGATTTCGGATGGGGCAGGCCGATCTTCATGGGACCGGGTGGGATTGCGTATGAAGGTCTAAGCTTCGTGTTGCCTAGTCCGACAAACGACGGCAGCTTATCGGTGGCCATCTCTTTGCAAACCGAGCATATGAAGGTTTTTGAGAAGCTCTTGTAtgacatttga